A genomic region of Trifolium pratense cultivar HEN17-A07 linkage group LG3, ARS_RC_1.1, whole genome shotgun sequence contains the following coding sequences:
- the LOC123912993 gene encoding uncharacterized protein LOC123912993, with amino-acid sequence MDFHTLSRRELQTLCKKNKIPANITNVAMADALSALPQVEGLDEILNPREGGDVGTPAVKPRTACRTSTQRKPVKESQSAKVSTRVNRGAKAGVAEGVVEQENKDANVPVTPAAVPSGRRRAPAVCSRRKKEVIVIEDGDDDKTEAQGKPVDVAKTPAVAPTSKSRAGGRSLRNKNEISEGTTVQKAYSTRRSVRLLGSSLSKMSLVETEDTKQTKTDDVSEEMSSVSQYQEASVTGKGTSLQTESTVVSQNTDEVEVSSVNKADFESQSHDSGSEVKSTDAEDVLQAEPEEETSEEVNHVEAAQEDPSLNLQDSFETCVDINEAESKQHEIEESYDADEIEIKESFVAEQGQAVEFAEPEEASMEVADETITPLTGDEPDDASIEVADQAIAPWTASEPDDASMEVADHAIAPLIASEPEDASVDVPDQEVVANLSVEVSEEASKQTTDQAIVSLSIEASEESAEEIAHQASAPLNVAIPEDTCVYDADKDVADMSIVVSEEVPNEIADEAIATRTIVVRNGAMETSSEEHQVEEVLESKPEDSEQFVAETEKIEGSFSAIRADKDETSGGLGAENEKESNEVEKVILQLSMLDVAVKKEDQKGTVQSEELVAVEDTKSAVVAQINDEKIDDTVIESVAQSETKESANEIQAVPRTESSMFNPNVMKENLKTIDANMSIRELKKMLKQKLDGNSNIADNGAVQMQEVEKKRTALQALPQNGNCDAQMAE; translated from the exons ATGGATTTCCACACCCTTTCTAGAAGAGAGCTTCAAACCTTATGCAAGAAGAACAAGATTCCAGCCAATATCACCAATGTTGCCATGGCTGACGCTCTCTCAGCTCTTCCTCAA GTTGAGGGATTGGATGAGATTTTGAATCCAAGGGAAGGTGGTGATGTTGGTACACCAGCTGTTAAACCTCGCACGGCTTGTAGAACTTCGACTCAAAGGAAACCAGTGAAAGAATCACAAAGTGCTAAGGTCTCTACTAGGGTTAACCGTGGAGCAAAAGCTGGAGTTGCTGAAGGAGTGGTTGAGCAAGAAAACAAAGATGCTAATGTCCCTGTCACTCCGGCTGCTGTGCCGAGTGGCAGGAGAAGGGCGCCTGCAGTTTGTTCCCGCAGAAAGAAGGAAGTGATTGTGATCGAAGATGGCGATGATGATAAGACTGAGGCCCAAGGAAAGCCAGTGGATGTGGCTAAAACTCCTGCTGTAGCTCCCACCAGTAAGTCAAGGGCTGGTGGCCGTTCCCTTCGCAACAAAAATGAGATTTCTGAAGGAACTACAGTTCAGAAAGCATATAGCACAAGGAGATCTGTGAGATTGTTGGGGAGCAGCTTGTCAAAAATGAGCTTGGTGGAGACTGAGGATACCAAACAGACCAAGACTGATGATGTTTCTGAAGAAATGAGCAGTGTCTCCCAGTATCAAGAGGCCTCAGTCACTGGAAAGG GGACTAGTTTGCAGACAGAATCAACTGTGGTTTCTCAGAACACTGATGAAGTTGAAGTTTCCTCTGTAAACAAGGCTGACTTTGAAAGCCAATCACATGATTCTGGTTCAGAAGTGAAATCAACTGATGCAGAGGATGTGTTGCAGGCTGAACCAGAAGAGGAGACTTCAGAGGAAGTCAATCATGTGGAGGCTGCACAGGAGGACCCAAGTTTAAATCTGCAAGACAGTTTTGAGACATGTGTTGATATAAATGAAGCAG AATCTAAGCAGCATGAAATAGAGGAATCTTATGATGCTGATGAAATAGAAATTAAGGAAAGCTTTGTAGCCGAGCAAGGCCAAGCTGTGGAGTTTGCTGAACCTGAAGAGGCTTCTATGGAGGTTGCTGATGAAACTATTACCCCTTTGACTGGTGATGAACCTGATGATGCTTCTATTGAGGTTGCTGACCAAGCTATTGCTCCTTGGACTGCTTCTGAACCTGATGATGCTTCTATGGAGGTTGCTGACCATGCTATTGCTCCTTTGATTGCTTCTGAACCTGAAGATGCTTCTGTGGATGTTCCTGACCAAGAAGTTGTTGCTAACTTGTCTGTTGAGGTATCTGAAGAGGCTTCTAAGCAGACTACCGATCAAGCTATTGTTAGCTTGTCTATTGAGGCATCTGAAGAGTCTGCTGAGGAGATTGCTCACCAAGCTAGTGCCCCTCTGAATGTTGCCATACCTGAGGATACTTGTGTGTATGATGCTGACAAAGATGTTGCTGATATGTCTATTGTTGTATCTGAAGAGGTTCCTAACGAGATTGCTGACGAAGCTATTGCCACTCGTACTATTGTGGTTCGTAATGGAGCAATGGAGACTTCTTCTGAGGAGCACCAAGTAGAGGAAGTATTGGAATCCAAACCTGAGGACTCCGAACAATTCGTTGCAGAGACAGAGAAGATAGAGGGTTCATTTTCTGCAATTCGAGCCGACAAAGATGAAACTTCTGGTGGCCTTGGAgctgaaaatgaaaaagaaagcaATGAAGTTGAAAAGGTCATTTTACAACTTTCAATGCTGGATGTAGCTGTAAAGAAAGAAGACCAGAAGGGTACTGTGCAATCTGAGGAACTTGTAGCAGTAGAAGACACCAAGTCAGCTGTGGTAGCTCAAATCAATGATGAGAAGATTGATGATACTGTGATTGAGTCGGTAGCTCAGTCAGAAACTAAGGAAAGTGCAAATGAAATTCAAGCAGTTCCTAGGACTGAAAGTAGTATGTTCAATCCTAATGTGATGAAAGAAAATCTGAAAACCATTGATGCTAATATGAGTATTCGAGAGCTCAAAAAGATGCTTAAGCAGAAGCTAGatggaaattcaaacatagctGATAATGGTGCTGTTCAAATGCAGGAAGTTGAGAAGAAAAGAACTGCGCTGCAAGCACTGCCACAGAATGGGAACTGTGATGCTCAGATGGCTGAGTAA
- the LOC123914866 gene encoding uncharacterized protein At2g29880-like has product MGDSQENNRGKSKDKDYVTWTMEETNELLHLLVDAMNRGMRDANGSLSKQTVERLILPDLNAKTRFPKTYSHYLSRMKWFKNQYNMMSTLMRHNSGFGWDSIAKTFTAPEEVWKNYLKSHPSHNKLRGKTMIDYENLKIVVGGGVSTGNNSIAVDPDDTDATTLELENATTYESENRSVGIEEFSYDANSDTFVPPDNYEPQYQPPSPSQPSPPSHPPLNSEVPLERQNSHKRKRFEYGGSYTTVGINNQDNVMRNLSVGIETIASGKSAP; this is encoded by the exons ATGGGAGACTCGCAAGAAAATAATAGAGGAAAAAGTAAAGACAAAGATTATGTAACTTGGACAATGGAGGAAACCAATGAGTTGTTACATCTCTTGGTGGATGCTATGAATAGGGGGATGCGTGATGCTAATGGATCACTTAGCAAACAAACTGTAGAACGGTTAATACTTCCTGACCTAAATGCTAAGACTAGGTTCCCTAAAACTTATAGTCACTATTTGAGTCGGATGAAGTGGTTTAAGAACCAATATAACATGATGTCAACACTTATGCGTCACAACTCTGGTTTTGGATGGGACTCAATTGCAAAAACTTTCACCGCTCCTGAGGAAGTATGGAAAAACTACTTAAAG TCACACCCAAGTCACAACAAACTTCGAGGAAAGACTATGATTGATTATGAGAATTTAAAGATTGTTGTTGGGGGTGGAGTTTCTACCGGGAATAATTCCATAGCGGTAGATCCAGATGATACAGATGCAACAACTTTAGAGCTAGAAAATGCAACAACTTATGAGTCAGAAAATAGAAGTGTTGGGATAGAAGAATTTTCATATGATGCTAATAGTGACACATTTGTACCTCCAGATAACTATGAACCACAATATCAACCTCCATCACCAAGCCAACCTAGTCCACCATCTCATCCCCCTTTAAATTCAGAGGTTCCCTTAGAAAGACAAAACAGTCACAAGAGAAAGAGATTCGAGTATGGAGGAAGTTATACCACTGTTGGGATCAACAATCAAGACAATGTTATGAGAAACCTTTCTGTTGGCATTGAGACTATTGCt TCTGGGAAATCTGCACCTTAG
- the LOC123914867 gene encoding geraniol 8-hydroxylase-like, whose protein sequence is MEYLLSIMLLLLLIAFTLYFLLSKCTKNNSNMIDLPPGPTPLPFIGNLHQLGKKPHRSLAKLAEIHGPIMSLKLGKIITIVISSPNMAKEILQTHDHFLSNRVIPNAVQVHDQSSLINEPVEIGNMAFKMAINLLSNTIFSLDLVESAGTVGDFKELVVNIMEECGKPNIADLFPSLKMFDPQGIKGRTYAYAGKIIDIFQRLIDHRLKLREVQGFDTNNDMLNTFLNIDQANNQDMNKNKIQHLSLVFSYPFLGKLVK, encoded by the coding sequence ATGGAATACTTGCTTAGTATTATGCTTCTCCTACTTCTAATAGCATTCACTCTTTATTTTCTACTTTCAAAATGTACAAAAAACAATTCAAACATGATCGACCTCCCACCAGGACCTACACCTCTTCCCTTCATAGGAAACCTCCATCAATTAGGAAAAAAACCACACAGATCCTTAGCTAAATTAGCTGAAATTCATGGTCCAATCATGAGTCTAAAACTAGGCAAAATAATAACCATAGTTATTTCTTCACCCAACATGGCCAAAGAAATACTCCAAACACATGATCATTTCTTATCAAATAGAGTCATTCCTAATGCTGTACAAGTTCATGATCAAAGTAGTCTTATTAATGAACCTGTTGAGATTGGAAATATGGCTTTTAAGATGGCGATTAATTTGTTGTCAAACACAATTTTCTCTTTAGATTTGGTTGAGTCTGCGGGCACagttggagattttaaggagctAGTTGTGAATATAATGGAAGAATGTGGAAAACCAAACATTGCTGATCTTTTTCCTTCGTTGAAGATGTTTGATCCACAAGGTATTAAAGGTCGTACATATGCTTATGCTGGCAAGATTATTGATATCTTCCAACGTTTGATTGATCATAGGTTGAAGCTGAGGGAAGTCCAAGGTTTTGACACAAACAATGATATGTTAAATACATTTCTCAACATTGATCAAGCCAACAATCAAGatatgaacaaaaacaaaatccaacACTTATCTCTGGTATTTTCCTATCCCTTTCTAGGTAAATTAGTTAAATGA
- the LOC123914868 gene encoding cation/H(+) antiporter 19-like has protein sequence MATPDPTCPTPMKATSNGAFQHENPMDFALPLLIVQICLVVVFTRFIAFLCKPLRQPRVIAEVIGGILLGPSAIGRNKKFLEIFFPNKSLTVLETLANIGLLFFLFLVGLELDMRSIRRTGSKSICIALAGITVPFLLGIGTSLVLRATISKDADRTPFLVFMGVSLSITAFPVLARILAELKLLTTDVGRMAMSAAAVNDVAAWILLALAIALSGSNSSPLVSLWVLLCGVGFVIFVIVVIKPLLALMAKRSPEGEPVKEIYICITLTLVLGCSFITDTIGIHALFGAFVAGIVVPKDGPFAAVLTEKIEDLVMSLLLPLYFVSSGLKTNVATISGALSWGLLILVIFTACFGKVVGTFTVALICKVPFREALTLGFLMNTKGLVELIVLNIGKDRKVLNDQAFAICVLMALFTTFITTPIVMAVYKPARTGSPYMHKTILRKDPDTELRILACFHSTCNIPTLINLIESSRGTRKRGKLCIYAMHLMELSERPSAISMVHKARNNGMPFWNKKQHDNSDQMVIAFQAYGHLSSVNVRPMTAISSLNNIHEDICSSAHQKRVAMILLPFHQHQRVDGNMESLGHSFRVMNGLVLSHAPCSVGILVDRGLGGTSQVHASDVSYNVVVAFFGGCDDREALAYGMRMAEHPGIRLTVIKFITPPGITLAFGAKLIGITANKDRKEIKIASGTSPDEDKQEDDQFWSEFLGVCCKSEESIVYEERLVESRDDVVTVLRERNKSNLILAGRMPPVVPLLHGSDCAELGPVGSYLASSEFSTFASVIVFQQYDPKTDIHPLVMEVSDYSDMPDTPTHGV, from the exons TTTTTACAAGATTCATTGCATTTCTTTGCAAGCCTCTTAGACAACCTAGAGTTATTGCAGAAGTCATt GGAGGAATATTACTAGGACCATCAGCAATTGGGAGGAACAAGAAATTTCTAGAAATATTTTTCCCTAATAAAAGCTTGACAGTTCTTGAAACACTAGCCAACATTGGCCTACTATTCTTCTTATTTCTAGTAGGTCTTGAACTCGACATGCGTTCGATACGAAGAACTGGTTCTAAATCCATATGCATAGCCCTTGCTGGAATCACAGTCCCATTTCTACTTGGCATTGGCACCTCACTTGTTCTTCGTGCCACGATATCCAAAGACGCTGATCGAACTCCCTTCCTTGTTTTCATGGGTGTTTCTCTTTCGATTACCGCCTTTCCTGTCCTCGCTCGTATCCTAGCTGAGCTCAAACTCCTCACGACTGATGTCGGTCGTATGGCAATGTCAGCTGCTGCTGTCAATGATGTTGCAGCATGGATACTACTTGCTCTTGCTATAGCTCTTTCAGGATCCAATTCTTCACCTCTTGTTTCCCTATGGGTTCTACTTTGTGGAGTTGGTTTTGTCAtatttgttattgttgttataAAGCCTTTACTTGCATTGATGGCAAAACGTTCGCCCGAGGGTGAACCTGTGAAGGAGATTTACATATGCATCACTTTGACACTTGTTTTGGGTTGTAGTTTTATAACTGATACTATTGGAATTCACGCGCTTTTCGGAGCTTTTGTAGCTGGAATTGTTGTTCCTAAAGATGGTCCTTTTGCTGCTGTTTTAACTGAGAAGATTGAGGATCTTGTTATGAGTCTTTTGTTGCCACTTTATTTTGTGTCTAGTGGATTGAAGACTAATGTTGCTACTATTAGTGGAGCACTTTCTTGGGGATTACTAATTCTTGTTATATTCACTGCTTGCTTTGGTAAAGTTGTTGGTACTTTCACTGTTGCATTGATATGTAAGGTTCCTTTTAGAGAAGCACTGACCCTTGGGTTTCTCATGAACACTAAGGGTTTGGTGGAGCTCATTGTTCTCAATATCGGCAAGGATCGCAAG GTATTGAATGACCAAGCATTTGCAATATGTGTTTTAATGGCATTGTTCACCACTTTCATCACCACACCAATAGTGATGGCAGTGTATAAACCAGCTCGGACAGGATCGCCGTACATGCATAAAACAATATTGCGCAAAGATCCAGACACAGAACTTCGAATACTAGCTTGTTTCCACAGCACCTGCAACATTCCTACCTTAATCAATCTAATAGAATCATCAAGAGGAACACGAAAGCGAGGAAAGTTATGCATATATGCAATGCATTTGATGGAACTCTCAGAAAGACCTTCAGCCATATCAATGGTTCATAAGGCAAGAAATAATGGTATGCCCTTTTGGAACAAAAAACAACACGACAACAGCGATCAAATGGTAATTGCATTTCAAGCTTATGGACATCTCAGCAGTGTCAATGTTCGTCCAATGACAGCAATTTCGTCTCTCAATAACATCCATGAAGACATTTGTTCAAGTGCTCACCAAAAGCGAGTCGCAATGATTCTACTTCCGTTCCACCAACACCAGCGTGTTGATGGAAATATGGAGTCACTAGGCCATTCATTTCGCGTAATGAACGGCCTTGTACTTAGCCACGCTCCTTGCTCGGTCGGAATTTTGGTCGACCGCGGCCTTGGAGGGACTAGTCAAGTCCATGCTAGTGATGTATCTTACAATGTTGTTGTAGCATTTTTTGGAGGATGCGATGATCGCGAAGCCCTAGCATACGGTATGAGAATGGCAGAACATCCTGGAATTAGACTCACagttataaaatttattactcCCCCGGGGATAACATTAGCATTTGGTGCTAAATTGATTGGTATAACAGCTAACAAAgatagaaaagaaataaaaattgctAGTGGCACCTCCCCTGATGAAGATAAACAAGAGGATGACCAATTTTGGTCAGAGTTTTTAGGTGTTTGTTGTAAGAGTGAAGAGTCTATAGTTTATGAGGAAAGGTTGGTAGAAAGTAGAGATGATGTTGTAACAGTATTGAGGGAAAGGAATAAGAGCAATCTGATTTTAGCAGGTAGAATGCCACCAGTGGTACCATTGCTACATGGAAGTGATTGTGCTGAGCTTGGTCCTGTTGGAAGCTATTTGGCTTCTTCTGAGTTTTCTACATTTGCATCAGTTATAGTTTTTCAGCAATATGATCCTAAAACAGATATTCATCCATTGGTGATGGAGGTTTCGGATTACTCTGACATGCCAGACACACCAACACACGGCGTATAG